A stretch of the uncultured Trichococcus sp. genome encodes the following:
- a CDS encoding class 1 isoprenoid biosynthesis enzyme, with product MGTYKIEEEYGVALTAYLSEFKKNFPSSFVDLVQMELSKKSTDRLSLGKVYLFLSLNQNKPQPLPTKNQIAVRLDILFILCDYLDDILDGDSAVALPKNELLINAMSLLFISIGELCELTKNYLDASKILYFLTESINGERFDFYSTLSEDSSAEVYFSKMLQKSTPLVQLVFYLACPDNELIWKDCAQNLSTAFQLQNDALDCMDTSKSDLVLFKETLPFIKAFEYATIDNNKMFLTIVENRMTDTDSLAFLAFYMEECGAVEYCLRAASLYFEEAFQILKNNADISAKAFTLLKSYLKE from the coding sequence ATGGGAACTTATAAAATTGAAGAGGAATATGGTGTAGCTTTAACTGCCTATTTATCAGAATTCAAGAAGAATTTCCCCTCTTCCTTTGTGGATCTCGTGCAAATGGAATTATCAAAAAAAAGTACGGACAGACTGTCGTTAGGGAAAGTTTATTTGTTTCTTTCTCTGAATCAAAATAAACCACAGCCCCTTCCAACGAAGAATCAGATTGCGGTCAGACTGGATATTCTTTTTATTTTGTGTGATTACCTTGATGATATTTTAGATGGGGATAGTGCGGTTGCTTTACCAAAAAATGAGTTGCTCATTAATGCCATGTCTTTACTTTTTATAAGTATAGGAGAGCTTTGTGAACTCACCAAAAACTATCTCGATGCCTCTAAAATATTATATTTCCTCACAGAATCAATAAATGGGGAGCGTTTCGATTTTTATTCAACACTTTCAGAAGATTCCTCTGCAGAAGTTTATTTTTCTAAGATGTTACAGAAATCTACTCCTTTAGTTCAACTGGTCTTCTACCTTGCGTGTCCTGATAATGAACTTATCTGGAAAGACTGTGCACAAAATCTCTCCACTGCCTTTCAATTGCAAAATGATGCGCTGGACTGTATGGACACAAGCAAATCGGATTTGGTTTTATTTAAGGAAACGCTCCCCTTTATTAAGGCCTTTGAATACGCAACTATAGATAACAATAAAATGTTTCTTACTATTGTTGAGAATAGAATGACAGATACGGATTCTCTAGCTTTCTTAGCATTTTATATGGAAGAATGCGGTGCGGTTGAATATTGCTTAAGAGCTGCCTCGCTTTACTTTGAAGAGGCTTTCCAAATTCTAAAAAATAATGCTGACATCTCTGCAAAAGCGTTTACCTTATTAAAGAGCTATTTAAAGGAGTAA
- a CDS encoding ATP-binding protein, with translation MKIMKTAGVTIPWLTVLTYIFYYLTATEHTDLIYLFIGAYIFSLGSFIYLNIPDYPSSSRFYNLTTIMALMFLFIYSDVPWLNFTGLVLLCLCPVSLYLFLYSFIQSENRKLFKISLFILTGSSIYSFFSFIFGIYPELTLLLLLTISTTTSYITIFKERKLFFSSLSFKFLSFSILLAFIPFIVSYSLPAVFSSGLSGDPRTALLVLVFPTCIACILSYMKTISLPDNLILNMAINILSFCFFIIISWLKFSLQNKLMVTLLFYFFCHLSHFLIRFIEHLKKMRSEKNIEELNNEKIELLNQVTYSNFMNSVSNLLLNRLKGETKSSTILVMMQSNNQRFVLCQSGSRISRAIKKELFSSLSSKQEVPIRGKTYHYLSVSRFHEKLFVFIEKTDYSVDLDHIEDILHQYEGIITTIRKMHTNQQKYIDSSLGTTELLQAKLFNNLEKEKTKYTHYLHDNVLQSVIGLHTLVSNLHGDDEIESLVRIEFSKLIRSIRDEVFNISPSTLYYLSFEENIQILIEDFNHKYPEIEFLLIYQLNEELPRHLVAPVYRVIKELNENIGKHSQATFGITKILNRKNILSIVIEDNGKGIHDYFKIEKNLFKGKEHIGLLSIKNDIKWLNGSFKIFPMGIVNPGTIIEINIPFEKGEAL, from the coding sequence TTGAAAATCATGAAAACAGCTGGCGTTACAATACCTTGGCTTACTGTACTGACCTATATATTCTATTACCTAACCGCAACAGAACACACGGATCTTATTTATCTCTTTATTGGTGCCTATATTTTTTCGTTGGGCAGTTTTATTTATTTAAATATACCCGACTATCCTTCTTCTTCCAGGTTTTATAATTTAACTACGATTATGGCTTTGATGTTCTTGTTTATTTACTCTGACGTCCCATGGCTCAATTTTACTGGGTTAGTGCTTTTGTGTCTTTGTCCCGTTTCGCTTTATTTATTTCTATACTCATTTATTCAGTCAGAAAATAGAAAACTATTTAAAATAAGTTTGTTCATTTTAACGGGTAGTTCAATTTATTCATTTTTTTCTTTTATTTTCGGCATTTATCCGGAATTAACCTTGCTGTTACTGTTGACTATTTCAACCACTACGAGCTATATAACTATATTTAAGGAACGCAAACTGTTCTTCAGTTCATTGAGTTTTAAATTTTTAAGTTTTTCTATTCTGTTGGCCTTTATTCCATTTATCGTTAGTTATTCCTTGCCAGCTGTCTTTTCGTCTGGCTTATCAGGCGATCCGAGGACAGCTTTATTAGTTTTGGTATTTCCGACCTGCATTGCCTGTATCTTGAGTTATATGAAGACGATTTCGTTGCCGGATAACCTTATTTTGAATATGGCAATCAATATTTTAAGCTTTTGTTTTTTTATAATCATCAGTTGGCTGAAATTCTCTTTGCAAAATAAATTGATGGTCACGCTGCTTTTTTATTTCTTTTGTCATCTCTCTCACTTTTTAATTCGATTTATTGAGCACTTGAAAAAAATGAGATCCGAAAAAAATATTGAAGAGTTGAACAATGAAAAAATAGAACTCCTGAATCAGGTTACGTATTCTAATTTTATGAATAGCGTGTCCAATTTACTACTGAACCGATTGAAAGGTGAAACAAAAAGTTCGACAATATTAGTTATGATGCAATCGAACAATCAAAGGTTTGTGCTTTGTCAGTCCGGAAGCAGAATTTCCCGAGCAATAAAAAAAGAACTCTTTTCGTCGCTCTCTTCAAAGCAAGAAGTACCTATACGTGGAAAGACTTACCATTATTTATCCGTTTCAAGATTTCACGAAAAGTTATTTGTCTTTATAGAAAAAACGGACTATTCGGTTGATTTAGACCATATAGAGGATATCCTGCATCAATACGAAGGGATTATTACGACTATCAGGAAAATGCATACCAACCAGCAAAAATATATTGATTCATCGCTGGGAACAACCGAATTATTACAAGCAAAACTATTCAATAATCTTGAAAAAGAAAAAACAAAATATACACATTACTTGCACGATAATGTCCTGCAGTCCGTTATCGGATTACATACCCTTGTATCAAATCTCCATGGAGATGATGAAATAGAATCCTTGGTACGCATAGAGTTTTCAAAATTGATCCGATCTATACGAGATGAAGTTTTTAATATTTCTCCATCTACATTATATTATTTAAGTTTTGAGGAGAACATTCAGATTCTGATAGAAGATTTCAATCACAAGTATCCTGAGATAGAGTTTTTGTTGATTTATCAGTTAAATGAGGAACTGCCTAGACACTTAGTAGCTCCTGTATATAGAGTCATTAAAGAGCTCAACGAAAATATCGGGAAACACTCGCAAGCTACTTTTGGAATAACCAAAATACTCAACAGAAAAAATATTCTATCCATAGTCATTGAAGATAATGGAAAAGGAATACATGATTACTTTAAAATTGAAAAAAATTTATTTAAGGGGAAAGAACATATCGGACTTCTTTCTATAAAAAATGATATAAAGTGGTTAAATGGATCTTTTAAGATTTTTCCAATGGGAATAGTTAACCCTGGAACCATCATAGAAATAAACATTCCTTTTGAAAAAGGTGAAGCCTTATGA
- a CDS encoding response regulator transcription factor produces the protein MRILLIDDHHLIGRSLEISLKSYSEISDFFYLSDPEKALEVVDSYVPSIILMDIHMGEYNGLEIGSQILQNYPVKLVFLSGFSLIEYKERAFKIGAHGFFDKHIEADDLVDNLKIIQFENKKIFPEFKGKGRILLTDREKEILQLISQGVKQTAVASELGISERTVRNHMYSVNEKLQTNTVVESVIKAIELGIINVRLQ, from the coding sequence ATGAGAATACTGTTAATTGACGATCATCACTTAATCGGAAGAAGTCTGGAGATATCGCTCAAAAGTTATTCTGAAATATCAGATTTTTTTTACCTATCTGATCCAGAGAAGGCTCTTGAAGTTGTAGATTCCTACGTGCCATCCATCATCTTAATGGATATTCACATGGGCGAATACAACGGACTGGAAATAGGGAGTCAGATACTGCAAAACTACCCGGTAAAACTGGTTTTTTTGTCAGGATTTAGCCTGATAGAATATAAGGAGAGAGCTTTTAAGATTGGTGCTCATGGTTTTTTTGATAAACACATCGAAGCGGATGATTTAGTGGATAATCTGAAAATCATTCAATTTGAAAACAAGAAAATTTTTCCTGAATTTAAGGGTAAAGGGCGAATCCTTTTAACAGACAGAGAAAAAGAAATTTTACAACTGATCTCTCAAGGAGTTAAACAAACCGCGGTTGCATCTGAACTGGGAATTTCGGAAAGGACCGTTCGAAATCATATGTATTCTGTAAATGAGAAGCTGCAAACGAATACTGTTGTTGAATCAGTAATTAAAGCGATTGAATTGGGCATTATCAATGTTCGCCTACAATAA
- a CDS encoding HAMP domain-containing sensor histidine kinase produces MKYKITRKLVLYFTSVILLFSLVVGGAFLLLFTQHTEEIYRADMQERAEAIAAGVADYLEDGSPALDSAAPTANGNATGKQIENSSLLVQSGAMGTTGRNTVSGYNAYITAIQDIAMGEVWIVDQSAETISVGTGKKEITYAELPSAALALVDEVFEGDVAFSEDFSPLLEDSSITVGAPVLSSEGEVIAAVLLHNHIANMQTAVRSGFSTLGISLALALIAAVGIAVLLAKRFIQPLKKMEETTQQLADNHYEVHTGIIQNDEMGSLAANIDILADKLSEAAQESAKLDKMRKDFITSISHELRTPVTVIRGSLEALNDHVVEDPTKIDEYHQQMLTESIHLERMINDLLELSRLQNPDYQMEMSSLNFVDVVENAIRSVRYIAREKEITLTFTKEPLSFMLMGDYTRLRQMLLAVMENAVKFSAEKSEIRVTLTGAGEGCRLAVTDNGPGIPEKDQPYIFEKFFKSNEETNKQGTGLGLAVAKQIADRHGITLSVESAPGKGSTFLFDLKSQKNQPQH; encoded by the coding sequence ATGAAGTATAAGATCACCCGCAAGCTGGTCCTCTATTTCACTTCCGTCATCCTGCTGTTTTCCTTGGTTGTCGGAGGGGCCTTCCTGCTGCTGTTCACCCAGCATACTGAAGAGATTTATCGGGCGGATATGCAGGAACGGGCTGAGGCGATCGCGGCCGGCGTAGCCGATTATCTGGAAGACGGGAGTCCCGCTTTAGATTCGGCTGCGCCCACTGCGAATGGTAATGCTACCGGCAAGCAAATCGAAAATAGTAGCCTGCTCGTACAAAGCGGTGCCATGGGTACGACCGGCCGTAATACTGTGAGCGGATACAACGCCTACATCACGGCCATTCAGGATATCGCGATGGGCGAGGTGTGGATTGTCGACCAATCCGCAGAGACAATCAGTGTAGGGACCGGCAAAAAAGAAATCACCTATGCCGAACTACCAAGCGCCGCGCTTGCGCTTGTCGATGAGGTATTCGAAGGGGACGTCGCCTTCAGCGAGGATTTCAGCCCGTTATTGGAGGATAGCTCCATCACGGTCGGAGCACCGGTGCTCTCCTCAGAAGGGGAGGTCATCGCTGCAGTCCTTTTGCACAACCATATCGCAAACATGCAGACTGCCGTGCGGTCAGGATTTTCGACTTTGGGGATCAGCTTGGCTTTGGCTTTGATCGCTGCCGTCGGGATAGCGGTCCTGTTGGCGAAACGGTTCATCCAGCCGTTGAAAAAGATGGAAGAAACGACACAGCAGTTGGCGGATAACCACTATGAAGTGCATACGGGGATTATCCAAAATGATGAAATGGGTTCGCTTGCTGCCAACATCGATATTCTGGCGGACAAGTTGTCGGAAGCCGCGCAAGAGAGCGCCAAGCTGGACAAGATGCGCAAGGATTTCATCACAAGCATCTCCCATGAATTGCGCACGCCGGTCACGGTCATCCGTGGATCTCTGGAGGCCTTGAACGATCATGTCGTCGAGGATCCAACAAAAATCGATGAATACCACCAACAGATGCTGACCGAAAGTATCCACCTGGAGCGGATGATCAACGATCTGCTGGAGCTGTCGCGGCTGCAGAACCCGGACTATCAAATGGAAATGAGTTCCTTGAATTTTGTGGACGTCGTCGAGAATGCCATCCGTTCCGTGCGCTATATCGCCAGGGAAAAGGAAATCACGCTGACTTTCACAAAGGAGCCGCTTTCGTTCATGCTGATGGGGGACTATACCCGGTTACGGCAGATGCTGCTTGCCGTGATGGAGAACGCCGTCAAATTTTCCGCGGAAAAAAGTGAAATCCGGGTCACTTTGACTGGCGCGGGTGAGGGCTGCCGATTGGCTGTCACTGACAACGGGCCAGGGATCCCGGAAAAGGATCAACCGTACATCTTCGAAAAGTTCTTCAAATCAAATGAAGAAACTAACAAGCAAGGTACCGGTCTGGGATTGGCCGTCGCCAAGCAGATAGCCGATCGCCATGGCATCACTTTGTCGGTCGAAAGCGCACCGGGAAAAGGCTCCACCTTCCTTTTTGATCTGAAATCGCAAAAAAATCAGCCGCAGCATTAA
- a CDS encoding response regulator transcription factor, producing the protein MVKLLIADDNKQITAILKEYSEKDGYEAVVAYDGEQALQEFGEGKFDLILLDVMMPKKDGFEVCREIRKVSSVPIIMVTARGEDFERIMGLDIGADDYIVKPFSPGEVMARIRAILRRLDQTPDNQDQHKLYVHEDLEIRLDEFIVKIAGQQVHLTKKEIELLWILATNKNKVFSRDNLLDSVWGYDYFGDNRTVDSHIKRLRAKIDQIPHPSWDIKTVWGIGYKFEVNPDEV; encoded by the coding sequence ATGGTAAAGCTATTGATTGCGGATGATAATAAACAGATAACCGCCATCCTGAAGGAGTATTCAGAAAAGGATGGCTACGAGGCGGTCGTCGCCTATGACGGAGAACAGGCACTGCAGGAATTCGGGGAAGGCAAATTCGATCTGATCTTGCTGGATGTGATGATGCCGAAAAAGGACGGCTTCGAAGTGTGCAGGGAAATCCGGAAAGTCTCCTCGGTTCCCATCATCATGGTGACAGCTCGAGGGGAAGATTTTGAACGGATCATGGGCCTGGACATCGGAGCGGACGACTACATCGTCAAGCCTTTTTCACCGGGTGAAGTGATGGCGCGCATCCGGGCAATCCTGCGGCGGTTGGATCAGACGCCGGACAATCAGGACCAGCATAAACTCTACGTCCATGAAGATCTGGAAATCCGTCTGGATGAGTTCATCGTGAAAATTGCTGGGCAGCAAGTCCATCTCACGAAAAAAGAGATCGAGTTGCTTTGGATTTTGGCGACGAACAAGAACAAGGTATTCAGCCGCGACAATCTGTTGGACAGCGTCTGGGGCTACGACTATTTCGGCGATAATCGGACGGTGGACTCGCACATCAAACGGCTGCGGGCAAAAATCGATCAGATTCCCCATCCGTCGTGGGACATCAAAACCGTTTGGGGCATCGGCTACAAATTTGAGGTGAATCCGGATGAAGTATAA